The segment atatatcttttaatattgtatttgttTTGCATATGCCCTAATATTATatcgtttatatatattttttatttcccatattattatactttatatatttttaactatatcatgtatatgctactactatatatctatttatgtagtattattaatagttgtttctaatagtatgattatttctaatatgtatatattatgtatttaccttcaatattatatatcgtatatttctaatactattacgttattactacaattacactattattatatttttacccattactctttaaatacacttgttttaccttttactcttcactcactatatatattgtttacttatctatatattcacatacatatatataatttcacacatcatgccaaaatttttatttgtattattactattaatattattattatcttcactatactatcattctttagtcttacataatgattgtttatttattactagttttttaatctcgaatatttcctaggttatttgttattatctttttattcgttttattcatttatttgttacctcgaaataagattttttgcaaataaggcaatgcttggtgtttggaaatttagaGAAAGCGAttctaacttattgggttgccacttttctcgttgaattgaataattaagtacccttctaagtttttagaagttttctaaatgcaagccactatcttggaatttcaaagcaatatgtcctaacttattggatatagcgttttgttatttcgagataggaatttcaaaaaagggataacttaatgtcaatactttgacgctagtgaatcccaattttcaaagttaaaatactttaaagaggactacatcttaaattttttttctttcgacattaaagacatttgataatcaattaggtaccaatttttgggcgtttcgagggtgctaatccttcctcgtacgtaaccgactcccgaacccgttcttttatttcatggaccaaaactaatgattttaaaacaaaatgttttaaaggtgatccaatcacacccaaaaagattggtggcgactcccgtttttgttttttaaaatcgattcccattttccaaaactcgatctaataatggtttcgacaatggttaatttttattttagtccctatgttatgtttaaatttgaaatttaatatttatactttaattttggacacattaaattttattatatcatTTGTTAATCTTAAtactttattttgattaaaaacTTACATGAACTTTTAATTGTTAACACCATCAAAATTCTTTATTAAATTTAGGTCTTTTACGATGTTATTTTTTATTACATGGCTACCAATggaggttttttaaaaaaaatcaaaatgtcaCACGGAGAATTTAGTAGAAAAATTTTAATGGTGTTAACAACTATACCTGGATTTTTTTAAATTGAAGAGTAGaaagactaaatttcaaaaagtaaaaatatattgATCCAATTTTAAATATACAAAGAGCTCAGGGACTTGAAGCATATTTTATCCTTAACATTTTACTTTATAATTTGGCTCCAAAATAATTAACCCCATaccttttattttataaataagcatataattttaaattttaactatttgAATCCATTTCTTGCAAAAATAAAGCTCATAAAGATGAGAATTTTgataataaatactaaatttatGGTACACTTAAATAAACAATATATTTATTCACTTAATTTGTAGATACTTTCATTTTAGCCACCAAACTGTTAAATCTCTAACAATAGTTAACTATACACACTACATCATGTTTACACTTTCATTTTGATCATTCAACTTTCAAGTcacttttattttggtcacctaaaaatatcattttttagTATTGATTAGGGTAAACAAATATTAAAGATTAAGGTGAAAAAGcaatagaaactaaaataatgctTTAAAATTTGTCAATTTGTACTTGTTCACCGTATTGTTAAAAGTTCTAACTTTTTTcttaaatattgaaaatttaaatttcaaaacatgaaattcaattaaataaattattaaaaaattatcccTTGATAATATCAACTAATTTGTTactataatattgaaattaattaatttaatctcctactagattttaaatttttatttatattttcaaattaaaattaacttaaataacTCATCTTTCGAAAGAGAGAAAAATTTTTCTTTACATAGTGACTAGTCATCTCGTTCCTAAGCCAGTAGATGAACAACTTCTTGAGGAGGGTTGTATAGCACACTCAAACCAAGTTACCCATCTACTGCCAAGGTTGCCATACTATCCACTTCTCAATTGCCTTCCCGGTAAACATGTGTCACATGAACATTCCAATCTTGTTGAAGTAGAATCATGATTAAACgttgaatatgaaaattaaatatatttcctcataGATTCTTTAACGGTAAAGTTGCCATGATTTTAACGAAATTAAAATTGGGTCGAGaagattatttaattgaaattttaatttatttaaattattttaataaataatatttattttggaaagTAGAAAAAATTTAttaggttggattaaattataaagtgttgggttaaaagtcCAGGAAGCacgtataattggcctcaatacTAAGGTTGTCACTCCTCTCTCCTAGTACAACTAGGGGGCTTGTTTTTCTATTAGAAAAGTATTATTTGTATTCTACTAATTCAAAAAGGATTCTTTAATCTCTCACTACAAATAGATAGTACTAGTAGGGCTAAAAACACACAACTTTaagatattattattttattcaaaaatagtgagaatttattttctaagtataaCTTCTATTTTCCAAGAATAACGATTCTACTAGATTCTATAGAGATAGATTTACTTTCCTACTAaaagtaagaaaattatttatGATTCTGTATTTGATTCATGATTACTCGATGCCACACTCGAAGTGATTTGTGGTACAAGAATAGCGTAGGAAGTCATTTGGTTGAAAGTCAGGAATGCCTAGGATCCGTCTCGCACAAAGCAAAGGTACTTTTTGGGaaaagtttattgctataaatatcacaaacaagcttggtttttcaatttttaattttccaATGTGATAGAAAGCCGTTTTTAAACCAGATTTTTTAATAGATTTGACGATTTGATGACTAAAATGAAAACGCTGTAAAAGTTGGGTGACAATTTTGCAAGGATTTCATTTtgaatgaccaaaatgaaagtgttCTAAAAGTAAAGTGATCAATAAGGTAGTTTacattaaaaaaatcatatcataaTTAATTGATGCTttggttaaaatgataaaattaattgtTTATTATCTATGAGTTTTAGGTTTGAATTTCAttatgatcaaattttcatagatttattatataaaagaaaaatatctccttgtaaaaatataacttaatttGTACATGAGGATATTTTAGTTCTTTCATAACTAAGTTGTCCCATTACACAAGGTTTTCAAAATCGAACCAATGATCAAATTGATCAGGCCATCAATTTGCTAGTGCAACAGACCCATCTAATTCAAAATACATTATTAAAAATTTCTATTCAACCGAGTTTTTATCCATTTAATCAAATCGTACCAATTTCCAGATCAACTAAATTTAATACCTTTATTTGAACTAATACCCAAACCAATTTCAAATCTTCTTATTCGATTCACCAACCTAATTCAAACAACCATGCTATGCTATGGCACCACCAAATTGGTAAAAGACTTGGACGTAGATATTAAGAGTTATAGATATTGAATTATTAGAATTAAGTGTGCAACATGACCACGCGGCTATTTCCCTTTATATGTCATCTTTGCCAACCTGTTTTTACGCCGTTTGTCATTATTATTCTAATAAATCACCATGGTATGAAGGTTTAGGTTATATATAGTTGAATACATTGAACCGTATCAAAGAAATATAATGAAGTAAGGTAGATTGGTGTGTGGTGTGACGGAAGAAGCTCATAATTTCTTCCCAATCCACACTTATTATCATTTCTAGGAACAACGCTCTTTTTAAAATGTCAGACATGGCAGATGCAACTTATAATTGACCTACAATGAAGACACGGTTTTCCCCCTCTCTCCTTTTTTGTTGTTAGTAATAGTCTCTCTCTGTTTTGTTTTAGGATGAGAGAATCTCCATTGTATAATCCGCACTACGGGTATAATCGAGCAGAGTCGAGCTGAATGCTATACAGCTTGAATTTAACTTGAAGATTAGAGTTTGATATTTAGCTCGAGTTGGATTGAACATCTATATTAAAGTTTGAGTTTGTCTCGAGATATAATTAAGTTATTCGAGTTCGAGTAAGCTTGTGCACTAATTTTTATACTCGAGCTCGGCTCAATAATTAAACTTAGGGTTAATAATGTATATTAAGGGCAATAacgtaatttaataatataaaaatatgaaaagctcGATAAGATTAGCAAAGTCATTCAAATTAAGTATTATTAAACTCGAATTCGACTCGATCAATAGCTTGACCTACCTGAGCTCGAGCTCGAGCTCAGttctttaattaccaaattaaactcaaaattttttaaataaaattcaaataactTACGAAAACCAATATCTTATTTACTATATATCTTTTACTGTTTGAATTAaggattgttttttttttcaatgctTCAGCCTTGGGCGTGTGCAAAAATTGGTTGCCACGTTGAGACCGAGAGTAACGCAATTCATTGGTGGAAATTctttagaaaagaaaaagaaggaaaaaagggAAATTATTATTTGTGATCTTTTAGTACTTTTGTTGTTATTATAGCCATGAATGTGAAATGCAAACGTGAGGGTGTCTTCTGTCTTGTAGTTGTAGTTGTAGTCGTACACCTCTCCAATTCTCTAATTTGGCTTACAATATTCAACATTTTCATATCACAAGTTACTCAACTCATACTAAATCCATACTTTTATCAATGTGACCTTCTTTGTAGAAATCTCACTCAAAATAATTAGTAGATATCATTAAATTGAATGTAATTGAACtagtttaattatattttataattttttataaaattaaaatttattgtaatacaatacgaaaattttatgatatccaaacataaaatttatttggATAATTAAAGTCAAACATTGATGTATATAAACTAATCCAAGTTGCATGTTAGGTCtagatatatttaattatatggaATTGGGATATATTACGTTAAGAAGTAAGTAAAAAAGCAAGTAAGCAGATATTAGGACATTGATGAACACAGTGCATAGCTGTAACCAGTTGGAGCTAACCAGACAAACCCTCATACTTTAGAGTTGCAACAATCTGTGGACTAAATTTGGAACCATCCCAAAGATTTTAATGAACTTCATGATCGATATCTAGTAAGATAAAAATAACTTTTACTTGCTTTTTCTTTATCCTCCAATCAATAATAGAAAGTGTCTATTTGCAACCCTAAAACTAAGTTTACACTGCTCTGCAATAAACAACAAGATTggattcaattttaattttttttcattagttttgaaattataaattgaTCCCTAATAATCATTAtacaataatatattaatattactatttttttttacACCTTTCACTATCCAAAACAACAATTCCTCTATTATGCACTAACAATCACCAACCTGGAATGCGGATAAGATTTGGGCCGCCTACCTGCGACCTGACCAACCTCTACTAGATGAATATGTGCGAGGCATATTGCGAGAGGACAGCTAGGGGAGCTCGCGATATCAACTCACACGAGTCAAGGAGATTTCTCAATTCCAGCTTGCATATACCTAAGGAGTTCGCATGTAGGAGGCCGCGAGATCTATGCAACTCAAAATGGTATACGTGTTCAACATGTCCAAGGCCTATTCAGAATGTCAATCCTATAAATAATAAGGTCAAATCCATGAACagtaaaattaaatcatgaatagtaataatatgtataaatatCCAAATATTTTCTTTAATAAGACAcataaaaaattactaaatttcCTCAATTGGTGGATagtattttcaaagcaaaatataatataatttggtATACCAATCTCTTCTCAACAGTATAAACATTTGGTCAATCTCTAATTAGAACTTTTTCCTACAAATAATTTCTCTATTTATGTATTCTAACCTATAAAATTAATAAAGGAAAGTTGATGTGGACGTGTTATGGGAGTTAACTAACAACTGATATTGTATTATAATGATAGATTTGGTGACCCCCAATTGACATGATTAGGGAACAAAATGATGTTTATATGACTGACAATTCATGGTGGGTGGGAAGGTTTAGCCTTTTTGGAGGTCAAATTACTTAAAAAAGTGTCGAGTAAATAATTTTTGTATAAAACAGCCCAACTTAATCATTGTAATATCAAATGATTGAGCATGCCCTTCTGATGCTCCTATTCTACATCAACTTGCAATCATTAAGATACGCATAGATTTAGCTAAACCTTTCCCCCTCCTATCATTATCTTCCAAGTTCATCCCCTCTTATATTTCTTTAATCTTATTATATCTCTTTCCGTATTTTTGTACATGTCATCAACGAATAAATTATTGgttgatatttttatatttgacGAACCTTTAATCAAGTGAATTTAACGAAACTTATAAAAACTTTCATAGAATCCTCTTTCATTAGACACGTAACATCTCAAACTTATAGATTATCTCATTGTCCTAAAAAATTATATCATATAACATCACGTCACGACTATCGCAATAAAATAAGGTAAAACTCCATTGTTAATGAGTTTAGGATGTGTGGACATCTTTGTCTTCCATATATTAACTCATCGTAACATCTAAGAAAGGGATTAAGACACATAAATCACATTCCTTCCTCCTAAAACTACCTTATCAAACCAACCATTCAATAGCTCTTCGCACTAACCAAAAGTGAACCACCGCCATAACTTTCATCTCTTCCTCCTAATTGTTAGTCTCATTGATTAACAAATCTTATATTTTTCAAGCTCTCAAAAAATCCTTATATTTTTtcaactttttattatttttaaaatatttttaggtAATGTTGATATATAATTTCTTAGAAATCACTcatgaaaattaaatattttttaaaattaagtatgCTGTATGCCTGTATCGATATTTATGAAACTATTGCTGCTAAATTCTAGCCGAAATTCAAGGCAGTTACATGTGTAGATGAATGTAGATAAGATCATCCTCGCATTTATAAAAGATCTTCCCCAAATCCCATTCACAACAGGGAGAGACAGAGACAGATGTAGTGAGGTTAGCAAAAAAGACAATGAGGGGTAACTGAACAATGATTCCAAGCCGTAAACAGATGTGTCTTTCTCGTATTCAGGCGCTGACACTCACATGCTTGGAGTTCCATTGAAGCTAGCAGTTTAACTGTTTAATCTCCAAGGACATAAAAGGTAGAATTAAGCATGTTACGGTCCCAAACTATACGGGGGAAATTTGTCATTTTTGTGGATAAAATAATCACACATCACATGGGTGTTTGATGAAACTCAAGAATCATCTTCTCCAACCCTGAACtctcttttcattattttttcttttattgaagAACAGagaggcatatatatatatatatatatatatatatggtaggtTGTTTTGTGAAAGAAACCCCATACCTGATAATGGGTTTAAGAGCTTTAAATTAGAGCTAAAAATGAACATAGCAATATTTTCTAGTTTGAAGTGCTAGAAAAAGTATCTGTCAGTAGATCGGTATTATTTGTAATGTGGAAGCCGCCCAAAATATGAAAGCGGCTGCAGTGGAGTGGCAATCATAAGTACTTGGTTCACCCATGAAATCTGAATCCCACCATAAAATGATTGACCAACCAACAAGGATGTCATCTCTCCTCTTTTTTCTCaatcaacaacaattagatttGCACAGATCCGACTTGCTCATAGCCCCTCTTTGACATGTGTTCCAGGCTGGCTGTACCCTTTGCCTGTAATGGGTGAAAATCCAATAATATTACCCAGAATCAAAGATTATCCACATGTAATCAGTAATCTAACACCATTTTAACACCAACGTTTTTCAATCTTTAAGCAAAGCATTGTGTCATGTCCATCCAAGTCAACCAACATTAAGTTTGCTTTTTGGACATGCATGGCCCATTGATACAAGAAAGCTCTTCGAGCCCAcattttattacataaaaaaaaaataacaggAATCTTTTCCTACTTTTAAGTTTAAAActatatgataataataaaaggttcaattttgaagaattttttaaatttcacctCCATTTGTTTAGTCAATTATAcacgtaaaaataaaaatattttttttaaaatccgaatatacttttttaatttttatggacACATGTCAACATTTTATTAGCTCACAACATAAATGCTAACACCATCAACCAATTTAGAGAAAGGGTGCAAATAAGCGGCTAAAAGGAAATTCTCACTGCTTAAtgactaatcatctcaaacaaaACAATACAAAGTTGTACTTCAGGCGCATTCATTTCACCAGGTGATCACAAAGTTTTGGGGGCCGAAGAGCTAACTTAATGAAAATAACTCTAGTTGAAAATGCAAATATAGTGACcaatgtattttttaaaaaatagtacACTTCTCTACATGGAGAGAACAAAAGTTCCCAATGGGACTGAGTACAAACACTTACACTTTCCGCAGCCGTCCTCTCTTGCTTGTTTTTCCTTGGGAGGACTGCGAACTTTTGTTTGCACGAACATTACCTTGTCCACGCCCTTTACCTTTTCCCACTGAAGCAGTCTTCTTGGCACCCTTACCTCGGCCTTTGCCAGAAACCTCACCGTTGATGTGTCCTCCACTGCTGTCACTCTCGACATCACTATTCTCTTCCTCTGTTTCAGATTCATCTTTCGCCTTCTTCCTCTTCTTTGAGGAAGTTGGAGTTTTACTAGCACCATTTTTGTTGTTTTGCTTAAGAACTGAAGTTTTGGTATCCGATACCGCAGTCCCTGAAGAACAGATGATTTATGGATCAGTGCCCGTGTCAAATTTTCTTAACTTCAAAAGTCGATAATCTAGCATGTAATTACTGAAGCCCTCAATGAATCATATAGCCCCAATTAATTGAAAGCTGTGGAGACAAAGATAGAGACGCATACCTTCATCAGAACCTTTGCCATCATAAATTTCCAACTgtagaaaacataaaaattttagacataaggctttatattacaatatttcaaCATTAACAGAGAGCATTGGCAACAAAAACATCTCGAACCAAACCGGAAATTGAAGGTTCAGTGAGATGACCTAGTAGTAAGTGATCAAAAACTGAGAATACCCAACAGCATCCACAACAATCTATATCACATAATACTCTACAAATACAAGGCATCAGGGGAGAGAGCAAAGCCAAATTTTACCAAAAACGATATTTTGGGTGCATTTATACAATATTGTATGTACTACTCAAAAGGTTATGTCAAAATGCATAACAGATAAGTTGTCCATATATAACAAATGAATCTTGCAACTAATCACACTGTTTGCTTGAAGCAATGCAACTCAAAATGTTCAGAAGCCTATAACATACTAAACCCATCAAACTTTAAAAAGTATTGATAGTCATCGGTAAACAAGATTTTTAGCACAAATATACTTCTCACATCCTAGGACATGGAATAAAAACAATACTTTTGGAAGGTATACCTTAAAGTTATCAAGGTAATCAATTCCTCAatattaagaaaaatgaaaaaaaaaattaaaaattaagaaatCTACCTGGTCAAGCCGGTCACCAACATTTGTTCTATCAACAATGACCATCGAGTGGCCCATACCACAAGCAACACTGCACAGATATACAAGAGAACTTGTCAGTACTTCCTGTCCAGAGAAAATCAGAGCATATAGTATTATAAATGCATGAAGTAATTGTTAATTTATATCCACCTGATAACATGCATGCCCTCCAGAATGTCTACCTTTCTGGGTATAGCGGAAGACCTAAAAAGAAGCAGCAGGATTAAGTAAATAGAATATAGGGAGAGAGTGTAGGCGAAAAAAAGCTGTTAGGACAAGTAACAGTACATACTTTTGTCCAGTGGGACCATATCCTAATTCTCCATACTGAGCATGGCCCCAACTTATGCAGGAGGAGTCCGCACCAACAAAATGGAACATATTGCCTGAATCCATGCAACGTAAATTCCAGCCACTGGGAAGGAAAGGATAGATAAATACGTCTGAGATGTGCTTACAGAGTCACAGACTAAAACTAGTGGTGTGACGTTTAATTGACATCAAACCCTTAAGCCTTAACAGAAAGCAAAGTATCAAAATAAACAGAATAAAAAAAACCGAACAGGTGAAAAGATAAGTAGCATTAACTGCaataaattaacaaaatttaagtcGAGCTATAATAAACAGTGGAAGTCTTCAATGGAAGGGAGGGAAAAGAACAGTAACCAAGATctgtaaaaacataaaaatgctGATACATCAAGACCAAAAGCAAAATCAGGATCATGATGCAAGTAGAAAAGTTAACATTAAGAATGAAGTATAACATAGACATGGTGCAAAGCAAAACCTTAAATCCATTAGAGGTTTGGGATACATCCAGTCGTCACCAGTATTCTTCAGTTTGCCCCACATATACAATTGCCCACCGCCTGGAAAACAAGCAAAAGTTAATGAACTGCACATAATCACCTATAAATCTTTTAATTGAAGACCTATCCCAGTATCACCTTTCCCATTGACCTCACTTGACACTTCATAAACTAGGAAAAGGCTTTAACCTTGCCCATTAATGGAGAGTATTAGCAACCATTCTTATCAGCTCCCTTAACAAACAATACCTGCAGTGCATGCTGAATTGACAGAACCAGCTGAAACAACTGCATTGGGAGGAAGAACATTGTGCTTTTGGAATACTTCAATACGACGAGGAACCCACTCATCCTTCTGCTCTCTGTGCCCAAGCCTGCATAAGTGATGAAGGAATTGCATCAAGGaaacaaaaggaaaaacaaaTAAGTAGAATAAAGGATTTAAGCCCGTAAAAACACATCAAATACTGGAACAATGCAGAAGTTAGCAGTGGTGAACATGTCACAAACCTTCCATAACCACCAAAGCCCCACCTAGACAATCACATAATAAAAGTAAATTGTTTATGAACAAGGAAAATAAAAGGGATATCTAAAACCACAACACAATAATCAACAATGACTTACGTGAAAACATAGCCATTCATGTCCACAGCAACTGGATGCACAAATTAGAAAAGTAAACAATGAGATGAATGTTTAAGTAAAAGAAGAACCAGGGAGAGGGAAGGGGATGACCAAAAGATGAAAGAGCAAATGAACATGAAAGAGAGCAGGCATATCATGAACCTGTATGGTTTGTTCCACAGGCAACTTTGACAATAGTTTCCCCAGAAAGAGTAGCTATAGCTCTAGGGCGAGGTTGAGATTCATAAACAAGCCTCACCGAGCTATCCTTGGCATTATACTGCAAGCGTATAGGTATGATGCAAACACCCGTGGAGAAAAGCAAGTCAATAGCAACTAGGTTAGAGAACTGCTTAATTGATTATACACATCCGGCATAACTTTGTGAGTGATACTCTGCAGCAAAAATATGAACAAGACTCATCAAAGATAACTCATCTTCTCCACATACCTCGTTGTCTGTTCCATGACCAAGCTGGCCATACTGGGGAAGCCCTGCAGTTCTACAAACCAGAAAAGCATATTTAGATTCAGTGAAAGAATACAAATTAGAAAAGAACTATTGACAATAAAAGCAAGCCAAGAAACAGAACTAAAAGCACCACAAACCATACAGTATTGAAGCTCCTTCAGTAGCTGATAACCACACAGTGAATTCAGCTCCACAGGCAGTATTTGTAACTTGAGACACGAGACAGCGGACGGGAGATGACTCAatttctacaaaaaaaaaaaaagaataaaagataaattgataaataaatgaaACACAAATTTTAATACAAAACGTCATCATTCATGGAAGAACTTTACAACTAAGAAAACAAAACACCTAGAGTAACATAGTATCAGTGGTACTGCTAATCAAAATCAACAGAACCTACCATTTCTAGTGGATCCTGAACCAAGCTGCCCATGCTTATTCCAGCCAAATGCCAGGGAATTACCATCTTCAGTAACTACCACCGTGTGGCTCCTTCCCGCTCCTGCTTTGATTATTTTATACCTTCAAGATAAATGCAACATAGTTCAAATTGACCATCAATTTCAGAAAATTAATAAATACAGAGGACTAATTTTAATAACAACACAACAAAAGAACATACTTTAAGAGTTCAGAAACAATAGTTGGCCTATCACGCTGGATTGTATCTCCATGACCCAGCTGCCCTTTCTATACATAAAAGCTAAAGCTCTATCAACCACTACTAACAACATTAGAATAACATTAACGACATACATTTaacaacattaaaaaaaaaaggtgaggATTCTTCATGCCTCATTACGACCCCACGTGTAGCATCGCCCTTCAACATCCAATGCAACGCAATGACATGACACTGCAACGAaaaaagaaacttcaaaatatacCTTTTAAATGCGAATCAATAGGTGTAAAACAAAAGGCAATGAACTCACCACAACCGGAGGCAACGAACCGGATATCAACGCCGACGAGAGGGCGAAGGCGAGTGGGAGACACTAAGTTGCCTTCAAGTACACCTTT is part of the Gossypium arboreum isolate Shixiya-1 chromosome 5, ASM2569848v2, whole genome shotgun sequence genome and harbors:
- the LOC108489910 gene encoding uncharacterized protein LOC108489910, whose amino-acid sequence is MSTNEAKKKVEDDEEEKKKGGELLFCGSTCWEAVGRRKGVLEGNLVSPTRLRPLVGVDIRFVASGCVSCHCVALDVEGRCYTWGRNEKGQLGHGDTIQRDRPTIVSELLKYKIIKAGAGRSHTVVVTEDGNSLAFGWNKHGQLGSGSTRNEIESSPVRCLVSQVTNTACGAEFTVWLSATEGASILTAGLPQYGQLGHGTDNEYNAKDSSVRLVYESQPRPRAIATLSGETIVKVACGTNHTVAVDMNGYVFTWGFGGYGRLGHREQKDEWVPRRIEVFQKHNVLPPNAVVSAGSVNSACTAGGGQLYMWGKLKNTGDDWMYPKPLMDLSGWNLRCMDSGNMFHFVGADSSCISWGHAQYGELGYGPTGQKSSAIPRKVDILEGMHVISVACGMGHSMVIVDRTNVGDRLDQLEIYDGKGSDEGTAVSDTKTSVLKQNNKNGASKTPTSSKKRKKAKDESETEEENSDVESDSSGGHINGEVSGKGRGKGAKKTASVGKGKGRGQGNVRANKSSQSSQGKTSKRGRLRKV